In Alkalihalobacillus sp. TS-13, the following are encoded in one genomic region:
- a CDS encoding nucleoside triphosphate pyrophosphatase, which translates to MKSLILASGSPRRKELLEIARLSFTVQKSAVSEDISKEYSPEQFVEQLALHKAQDIYSKNPSDVVLGADTVVVFNKQILGKPENDKEAFNMLRMLSGETHHVFTGVAIISEEKKRVFHGVTEVTFWNLSSEEIEEYVRSGESSDKAGAYGIQGYGSTLVKEIKGDYFNVVGLPVAQTVRELKEFGISNDLSQSRNIS; encoded by the coding sequence ATGAAAAGCCTCATTTTAGCCTCAGGCTCACCTCGACGTAAAGAATTACTCGAAATTGCCCGCCTATCATTTACTGTCCAAAAAAGCGCTGTTTCTGAAGACATCAGTAAAGAATATTCTCCAGAACAATTTGTCGAACAATTGGCCTTACATAAAGCTCAAGACATCTATAGTAAAAATCCGTCTGATGTTGTTTTGGGGGCGGATACTGTTGTCGTGTTCAATAAGCAGATCCTAGGCAAGCCCGAAAACGACAAAGAAGCTTTCAACATGTTGAGGATGTTATCCGGCGAAACCCATCATGTATTCACAGGTGTTGCTATTATTTCAGAAGAAAAAAAGCGGGTTTTCCATGGTGTGACGGAAGTGACGTTTTGGAATCTCTCTTCTGAGGAAATAGAAGAATACGTGAGGAGTGGAGAAAGTTCAGATAAAGCAGGCGCATATGGTATACAAGGCTATGGATCGACGTTGGTCAAAGAGATCAAGGGAGATTATTTCAATGTAGTCGGTTTGCCAGTAGCACAGACAGTACGCGAATTAAAAGAATTCGGAATTTCAAATGATCTCAGTCAGTCACGGAATATATCCTAA
- the pilM gene encoding type IV pilus biogenesis protein PilM, which yields MAWLPFKKKYPFFLVFQDDCIRYVKLKSRSPLIVQKVGEKIIPSGVIQEGKIMNPKLLTQLLNKCVQEWKVKGKKVSIAIPDSISVIRKVPVPAVIPDDELKGYIQVELGASIHIPFEEPIFDVQKLQKKEGKVEYLLFAAPEDVMKEYVSVLEEVKLKPVGVELASLASYRLFYELDLVDDHHHYLCLHLDRMGINATAFHRHVPLFTRYIPMLSPETADEASKDQMITQPFDIEERWNELVTEIDRVMRFYQFSLSDESTTFDAFIISGDHPQGEQFSKQSTSYFDLPLIEIPGGKVVLERGLQVPKMFHTTVGLGLKGE from the coding sequence ATGGCATGGTTACCTTTTAAAAAGAAATACCCGTTTTTTCTCGTATTCCAGGATGATTGTATTCGATATGTAAAATTGAAAAGCCGCTCTCCACTGATCGTCCAGAAAGTTGGGGAAAAAATCATCCCATCAGGGGTCATACAAGAGGGGAAGATCATGAATCCGAAGCTCCTTACCCAACTGCTTAACAAGTGTGTACAGGAATGGAAGGTCAAAGGCAAAAAAGTCAGTATCGCGATACCTGATTCGATTTCCGTCATCCGTAAAGTTCCTGTTCCCGCAGTAATCCCTGACGATGAATTAAAGGGATATATCCAAGTAGAGCTCGGAGCATCGATTCACATACCATTCGAAGAGCCGATATTCGATGTACAAAAGCTGCAGAAAAAGGAAGGAAAGGTTGAGTATCTTCTTTTTGCAGCACCTGAGGATGTAATGAAAGAGTATGTAAGCGTCCTGGAAGAAGTGAAGTTGAAGCCTGTAGGGGTAGAACTCGCCTCGCTTGCAAGTTACCGTCTTTTTTACGAGCTGGATCTTGTAGATGACCACCATCATTACCTATGCCTTCATCTTGACCGAATGGGAATCAACGCGACAGCTTTTCATAGGCATGTGCCGCTTTTCACACGGTATATCCCGATGTTATCACCGGAAACTGCTGATGAAGCTTCCAAAGACCAGATGATTACTCAACCTTTCGATATCGAGGAAAGATGGAATGAACTTGTGACGGAGATCGATCGGGTCATGAGATTTTATCAATTCTCATTATCTGATGAGTCCACTACGTTCGATGCATTCATCATATCCGGTGACCATCCTCAAGGGGAGCAATTTTCAAAGCAATCGACTTCTTATTTCGATCTGCCTCTTATAGAAATTCCCGGGGGAAAAGTGGTGCTTGAGAGAGGTCTTCAGGTGCCAAAAATGTTTCATACAACCGTCGGACTTGGGCTGAAAGGGGAGTGA
- a CDS encoding A24 family peptidase: MYILFFVLGLVFGSFFNVVGLRVPKKESLVRPGSHCTKCQKPLKPIDLIPVLSYFVTSGKCRYCKTRISIIYPIIELVTGVLFVFSFHQFGWSPMLIGSLILISMLMIIFVSDLFFMLIPNKILLVFAPLIILYRLWIPTNPWWDAWVGSLIGFSLLLLIAVISKGGMGGGDIKLFALLGLVFGWKGILLVLFLASFIGSIVGLSLFAMKKVKRKQHVPFGPFIVVAAFVTLFWGEPILRWYLN; this comes from the coding sequence ATGTACATATTGTTTTTCGTTTTAGGTTTGGTTTTCGGGTCATTTTTCAATGTGGTCGGGTTAAGGGTTCCGAAAAAGGAATCGCTTGTCCGGCCTGGTTCGCATTGCACAAAATGCCAGAAACCATTGAAACCGATCGATCTCATCCCGGTTCTATCTTATTTCGTTACAAGTGGAAAATGTCGTTACTGCAAGACCAGGATCTCTATCATTTATCCAATCATCGAATTAGTGACTGGTGTTCTGTTTGTCTTCAGTTTCCACCAATTCGGATGGTCACCGATGCTGATCGGCAGTCTAATTTTGATTTCGATGTTGATGATCATTTTCGTCAGTGATCTCTTCTTTATGCTGATTCCGAATAAGATCCTGTTAGTCTTTGCACCTCTCATCATCCTATATCGTTTATGGATACCGACGAACCCGTGGTGGGATGCTTGGGTAGGTAGTCTAATAGGATTCAGCCTGCTATTATTAATCGCTGTCATCAGTAAAGGTGGAATGGGCGGCGGTGACATCAAACTATTTGCGTTATTGGGGTTGGTGTTCGGATGGAAAGGCATTTTGCTCGTGTTATTCCTGGCATCTTTCATCGGTTCAATCGTTGGCCTCAGCCTGTTCGCTATGAAGAAGGTCAAAAGGAAACAGCATGTGCCGTTCGGTCCGTTCATTGTAGTTGCCGCATTCGTGACGTTGTTTTGGGGAGAACCGATTTTACGCTGGTATTTAAACTAA
- a CDS encoding type II secretion system protein, with product MKKSMVRSERGFTLVELLATIVILGIIAAIAVPSIGKLIENTKEDTHKANAMQIIEAARLYVLSEDPSASSVNAKTLSREGFLEAVPKNPSGEGPYSTANVDIKPGENGKKSYTITLNGSGMKKKEWTEAQLKGTDSDSDN from the coding sequence ATGAAAAAAAGTATGGTAAGGTCAGAGAGAGGATTTACGCTAGTCGAATTACTCGCAACAATCGTTATTTTGGGGATTATTGCGGCGATTGCAGTACCATCGATTGGGAAACTGATTGAAAATACAAAAGAAGATACACATAAAGCAAATGCAATGCAAATTATTGAAGCAGCAAGATTGTATGTCCTTTCAGAAGACCCATCAGCTTCTTCAGTTAATGCAAAGACTTTAAGTAGAGAAGGATTTTTAGAAGCCGTACCTAAAAATCCTAGTGGGGAAGGACCTTATTCCACTGCAAATGTTGATATAAAACCAGGGGAAAATGGGAAAAAAAGTTACACAATCACTTTAAACGGAAGTGGAATGAAAAAGAAAGAATGGACAGAAGCTCAATTAAAAGGGACAGATTCTGATTCAGATAATTAA
- a CDS encoding type II secretion system F family protein: MPSYSYQGRDQYGKKARGQVDAETRVNAVSVLRERGIAATEVFEYKENLLTKELSISTRINPRDLVIFLRQFAALLDAGVSVVQSVQVLEEQAEQKTFKRTLISIREQVQEGESLSIAMEKYNRFFPPMVIQLTRVGEVSGNLDEAMLRLADYYEKRYEMRQKVVSALIYPALLGIVAIAVLNVMLYVVVPQFTAMYASSNNELPQLTQIVLAVSEFGNTYWWVNITIISLVVIVFYAFWRNETSKYYLDYAMLKVPILGSILQKTLIIEYARTLSSLFTSSVPILQSMSITKNVLNNTVFKKIVDESIDSVEEGKSMSVPMKNSWVFPPLVLHMIAIGEQTGNLDEMLYKIASFYETEVEHITDRLRTLLEPILILILSVVVGVIVLSVVLPMFDLYENINF, translated from the coding sequence ATGCCTAGTTATTCGTATCAAGGTCGAGATCAGTATGGGAAAAAAGCACGTGGACAAGTTGATGCAGAAACCCGGGTGAATGCCGTCAGTGTATTGAGAGAACGAGGAATCGCTGCGACAGAGGTTTTCGAGTACAAAGAAAATTTGTTAACGAAGGAGCTCTCGATCAGCACACGGATCAACCCTCGTGATCTGGTCATTTTCCTAAGACAATTCGCAGCTCTATTAGATGCGGGTGTTTCCGTAGTCCAATCGGTACAAGTATTAGAAGAACAAGCAGAACAGAAAACGTTCAAACGCACGTTGATCTCCATCAGGGAACAGGTTCAAGAAGGGGAGTCGCTTTCGATTGCGATGGAAAAGTACAATAGGTTCTTTCCACCGATGGTCATACAATTGACTCGTGTAGGAGAAGTGAGCGGCAACTTAGATGAAGCGATGCTTCGTCTAGCGGATTATTATGAAAAACGGTATGAAATGCGTCAGAAAGTGGTTTCTGCCCTCATCTATCCTGCTTTACTTGGTATTGTGGCAATTGCCGTCCTGAATGTGATGCTTTACGTCGTTGTTCCGCAATTTACAGCAATGTACGCAAGTTCGAACAATGAATTACCGCAGTTGACACAAATCGTCTTAGCAGTCAGTGAGTTCGGAAACACCTATTGGTGGGTAAATATTACTATTATAAGTCTAGTTGTTATCGTTTTTTATGCGTTTTGGAGAAATGAAACTAGTAAATATTACTTAGATTATGCTATGTTGAAAGTACCAATATTAGGATCGATTTTACAAAAAACGCTAATTATCGAGTACGCAAGAACACTTAGCTCCTTATTCACTAGTTCAGTCCCCATCCTGCAATCCATGTCTATCACCAAGAATGTCCTTAACAACACAGTCTTTAAGAAAATAGTGGATGAATCAATCGATTCTGTAGAAGAAGGAAAGTCGATGTCGGTTCCGATGAAAAACAGCTGGGTCTTCCCGCCCTTAGTCTTACATATGATTGCCATCGGAGAACAAACGGGTAACCTCGATGAAATGCTTTATAAGATAGCTAGTTTTTATGAAACAGAGGTAGAACATATCACGGATCGTCTTCGCACACTCCTCGAGCCGATATTGATTTTGATCCTGTCCGTCGTTGTTGGTGTCATTGTGTTGTCAGTCGTGTTACCGATGTTTGATCTGTACGAAAATATCAATTTTTAA
- a CDS encoding type IV pilus twitching motility protein PilT, whose product MNYDIERIHQMLTYAHGLKASDVHLSIGLAPIFRVHGDLVPRDMEPLTPEDTELIAKSLMNDRQWDEFIEMGEIDFSYGIQGVSRFRINAFHQRSSISLAIRVIPTIIPSIEELILPDTLKSVMINSQGLVLITGPTGSGKSTTLASMIDYVNHHLNRHVITLEDPIEYLHRHQQSIIVQREIGLDTKSFPAGLRSALRQDPDIILVGEMRDLETIATAITAAETGHLVLGTLHTTDAPSTIDRIIDVFPPEQQAQIRIQLASVLVSVFSQRLIPNIKKDGRTLVTELLMNNPGVSNLIRNEKIYQIKSMMQTSKSQGMYTLEMSIQEKLRNGKISREAAQPYLKEMMV is encoded by the coding sequence ATGAATTACGATATCGAACGGATTCATCAAATGTTGACATATGCACATGGACTGAAAGCATCGGATGTCCATTTGTCCATTGGTCTCGCTCCTATTTTCCGGGTACATGGCGACCTCGTCCCTCGAGATATGGAACCATTGACACCAGAAGATACGGAGTTGATTGCAAAGTCCCTCATGAATGACCGTCAATGGGACGAGTTCATCGAGATGGGCGAGATTGATTTTTCATATGGGATCCAGGGCGTGTCAAGATTCCGGATCAACGCTTTCCACCAACGCTCAAGCATCAGTCTCGCGATTCGAGTGATTCCGACCATCATCCCTTCTATTGAAGAATTAATACTGCCCGATACATTGAAAAGTGTCATGATCAACTCTCAGGGGTTGGTATTGATCACAGGGCCAACAGGGAGCGGAAAATCGACTACATTGGCTTCCATGATCGATTACGTCAATCATCACTTGAACCGCCACGTCATCACGCTTGAGGATCCGATCGAGTATTTGCACCGACATCAGCAATCCATCATCGTCCAACGTGAGATCGGATTGGATACAAAATCATTCCCGGCTGGTTTGCGATCTGCTTTAAGGCAGGACCCAGACATCATACTCGTCGGAGAAATGCGTGACCTTGAAACGATTGCCACTGCAATTACTGCCGCGGAAACCGGGCATCTGGTATTGGGAACACTCCACACGACAGATGCACCTTCGACAATTGATAGGATCATTGATGTCTTCCCGCCTGAGCAGCAAGCGCAAATACGGATCCAGCTAGCTTCGGTCCTGGTGTCGGTCTTTTCACAGCGGTTGATCCCGAACATCAAAAAAGATGGCAGAACCCTTGTCACCGAATTATTGATGAACAATCCAGGGGTGTCGAACCTGATCCGTAATGAAAAAATCTATCAGATCAAAAGCATGATGCAGACGAGCAAGTCACAGGGGATGTACACACTGGAAATGTCGATACAAGAAAAACTACGGAATGGCAAGATTTCAAGGGAAGCCGCCCAACCTTACCTAAAAGAGATGATGGTATAG
- a CDS encoding GspE/PulE family protein, producing the protein MKVRLGDLLVNERMITQAQLDEVLKEKSNNQKLGDALLDRGYITERKLIEVLEFQLGIPHVRLTSIPIDSSLTALVSKETARRNVYIPIQKQNDKLVVAMADPLDYYSVEDLRLSTGFQITPVIASKTEIIQAINKYYGGAGKEIVTDSTTGDTNEIEASAVRVVKQILSDAVESQASDVHFDPQENQLVIRFRIDGVLRNEQSFAKSMQSAMLSRIKVMADLDITEFRIPQDGRIQLKLNNSKIDLRISTLPTMFGEKVVIRILDLSKTNLRLANLFMSERNEQTFLSFLDKPNGLILLTGPTGSGKTSTLYTGLNRLNREEDNIITIEDPVEYQLEGINQIQVNNTVGLTFASGLRSILRQDPNIIMVGEIRDAETAEIAIQASLTGHLVLSTLHTNDAVSAITRLIDMGIEPYLISAAVTGVVGQRLVRRICEDCKTEYTPSEQEKRLFRSRGMDVRSLYAGEGCVSCRYTGFNRRIPIQEVIQVDDIIREHILQKNSNGKIKDHFKENGIQWLVDDGLEKAKRGWTTVEEVIRVTTID; encoded by the coding sequence ATGAAAGTTCGATTAGGGGATCTTTTAGTCAACGAACGTATGATTACACAAGCTCAATTAGACGAAGTACTGAAGGAAAAATCGAATAATCAAAAGCTTGGTGATGCTCTTTTGGACCGTGGGTACATCACAGAACGAAAATTGATTGAAGTGTTGGAATTCCAATTGGGCATTCCACATGTTCGATTGACGAGTATACCAATCGACTCAAGTTTGACTGCACTCGTTTCTAAAGAAACCGCGAGACGTAATGTGTACATACCGATTCAAAAACAGAACGATAAACTGGTTGTTGCAATGGCTGATCCTTTGGATTATTACTCGGTTGAAGATTTGAGGTTATCAACCGGATTTCAAATCACCCCTGTCATCGCAAGCAAAACGGAGATCATCCAGGCGATCAATAAGTACTATGGGGGTGCTGGTAAGGAAATCGTCACAGACAGCACGACAGGAGATACGAATGAAATTGAAGCCTCTGCAGTGAGGGTTGTGAAACAGATTTTGTCAGATGCCGTTGAAAGCCAAGCGAGCGATGTCCATTTTGATCCCCAGGAAAATCAATTAGTCATCCGTTTCCGAATTGACGGGGTCCTCAGGAATGAACAGTCCTTTGCAAAATCGATGCAAAGTGCAATGCTTTCGCGGATCAAAGTCATGGCCGATCTTGATATAACAGAATTTCGAATTCCACAGGATGGAAGAATCCAGTTGAAGCTGAATAACAGTAAAATCGATTTGCGGATTTCTACGCTTCCCACCATGTTCGGAGAAAAAGTGGTCATAAGGATCCTGGACCTCTCAAAAACCAATCTCCGTCTGGCAAATTTATTCATGAGTGAAAGAAACGAACAAACCTTTCTTAGCTTTCTCGATAAACCGAACGGATTGATTCTTTTGACTGGACCGACGGGCTCCGGGAAAACATCGACATTGTACACCGGCTTGAACCGATTGAATAGAGAAGAAGACAACATCATTACGATTGAAGACCCTGTAGAGTATCAACTCGAGGGCATCAACCAAATTCAAGTGAACAATACGGTCGGCCTCACCTTTGCGAGTGGTTTACGGTCAATATTACGGCAAGATCCAAATATCATCATGGTCGGAGAAATCCGTGATGCGGAAACGGCGGAGATTGCTATCCAGGCTTCTCTTACAGGTCATCTTGTTTTATCCACATTACATACGAACGATGCTGTCAGTGCAATCACCCGATTGATCGACATGGGGATCGAACCTTATCTCATATCTGCTGCTGTTACAGGAGTTGTCGGACAGCGATTGGTCAGACGGATCTGTGAAGATTGTAAAACCGAATACACCCCTTCAGAACAGGAAAAACGGTTGTTTCGTTCAAGGGGCATGGATGTCAGATCTCTCTATGCTGGAGAGGGATGTGTGAGTTGCAGATACACCGGCTTCAACCGAAGGATACCGATTCAAGAAGTTATACAGGTCGACGATATTATTCGTGAACACATCCTTCAAAAAAACTCGAATGGAAAAATCAAGGATCACTTTAAAGAAAATGGGATCCAGTGGTTGGTTGATGATGGTCTAGAAAAAGCTAAAAGAGGTTGGACGACTGTTGAAGAGGTTATTCGAGTGACGACAATCGATTAG
- a CDS encoding prepilin-type N-terminal cleavage/methylation domain-containing protein produces MIHNQKGLSLLEVLVTIVIIGLVFTLLSQSMDFFTTATNKHDARKQAVEIVEQELNRTLDQLKKGEPVQETYVVDHFFVTTHTAKLSNQEETPSTSLPQQVTMSGVFDDSEPKLVTVTVSWGN; encoded by the coding sequence ATGATACATAATCAAAAAGGACTCTCTTTGCTTGAAGTACTTGTGACTATAGTCATAATCGGTCTTGTTTTTACACTACTTTCGCAATCTATGGATTTTTTCACTACAGCTACCAACAAACATGATGCTCGTAAACAAGCCGTTGAAATCGTAGAACAAGAATTGAATAGAACACTCGATCAGTTAAAAAAGGGTGAGCCCGTGCAGGAAACCTATGTAGTGGATCATTTTTTTGTAACCACTCATACTGCGAAACTATCTAATCAAGAAGAAACTCCTTCTACTTCATTACCACAACAAGTTACCATGTCAGGTGTTTTCGATGATAGTGAACCAAAGCTTGTTACAGTCACGGTTTCATGGGGGAATTAA
- a CDS encoding PilW family protein, protein MKNERGMTLVELLAAIAIFSMIVGVLYSLFSFAQASWKQTEGVARTETQVQELKTVLTRELASPVYLKLNDSELHFETQEETFNILTIENNQLHLYQNEENFSTTSLFHQFTLPVDHFELLAQNKNPVSFGAELKEGYAYLKIHYIKDGLKAKNQELVIPISIFSY, encoded by the coding sequence ATGAAAAATGAACGCGGTATGACTTTAGTGGAACTTCTAGCAGCAATTGCAATCTTTTCAATGATTGTCGGTGTGTTGTATAGTTTGTTCTCTTTTGCCCAGGCTTCCTGGAAGCAAACAGAGGGCGTTGCACGTACTGAAACACAAGTACAAGAACTGAAGACGGTGCTGACACGGGAACTTGCTTCACCGGTTTACCTCAAGTTGAACGATAGCGAACTCCACTTTGAAACCCAGGAAGAAACATTCAACATTCTAACAATAGAAAACAATCAACTTCACCTATATCAAAATGAAGAGAACTTCTCGACCACCTCTCTATTCCATCAATTCACCCTACCAGTGGATCATTTTGAGTTGTTAGCCCAAAATAAAAACCCGGTCTCATTTGGAGCCGAGTTAAAAGAAGGATACGCCTATCTAAAGATCCACTATATAAAGGATGGGTTGAAAGCCAAAAATCAGGAATTAGTCATACCAATTAGTATATTTTCATATTAA
- a CDS encoding diguanylate cyclase, translating into MTKGAKRVLITLCALAWTVVLWAFFTYSIPSLEGYWLDIIGMLIMMVVVSLFPIHVKGTNISLIQGISLAVFLHFGLLIELVLVQITIAASMIRLKYPLYRFGTSSLMFMLVSVSAALVYYLLGGVVGGLGMNEYPKIIPVLGYSLTAILTNHFILYFLRRYIYKESSSLFDKDFLWEMFMESFILPVGITFYIIYSQLGTTAILFVGIPFVVISLFVNMYHSSQKINHLLKFTSKIGQELTESLKVDEILDIYMGRITKMLKVDYAYILDIEDETQLKVNRKYESKRAFNADHPYLLKGEGISGKVWESGHSLRFTARHQLRKYSRGFLPVSVQSVLSVPMIRNHEVVGVITFASNQKKAYDKAHAMILEILSNYLAVAIDKAKNYEATKNKSERCHLTNLYNYRYFEDMLSEMYVNYEESHKPFSLILLDIDHFKRVNDTYGHQSGNIVLCQVADRLVDIIGKNGTVARYGGEEFVIVLPNMDHAESLDLAEAIREEISSSHFTIKNDLGDLQNKRIHLTVSMGVSTAPLLGEDPLTLIRNADRAMYTGAKQQGRNKVASYIG; encoded by the coding sequence ATGACGAAAGGTGCAAAACGTGTGCTCATAACGCTCTGTGCGTTAGCTTGGACTGTGGTCCTGTGGGCATTCTTCACCTACTCGATACCATCATTAGAAGGCTATTGGTTAGATATTATCGGCATGCTGATCATGATGGTTGTCGTCTCTTTGTTCCCGATCCATGTGAAGGGGACGAACATCTCCTTGATACAGGGGATATCCCTCGCCGTCTTCCTGCATTTCGGATTACTGATCGAATTGGTCCTTGTTCAGATTACGATTGCAGCTTCGATGATCAGGTTGAAATATCCGCTCTATCGATTTGGGACAAGTTCACTCATGTTCATGTTGGTTTCTGTATCAGCAGCATTGGTCTATTATCTGCTTGGTGGTGTAGTCGGCGGATTGGGCATGAATGAGTATCCGAAGATCATACCAGTTCTCGGTTATTCTCTCACAGCTATCCTTACGAACCATTTCATCCTCTATTTTTTGCGTAGATACATATATAAAGAATCAAGCTCATTGTTTGATAAAGATTTCCTCTGGGAGATGTTCATGGAGTCATTCATCCTTCCTGTCGGGATCACCTTCTACATCATCTATTCACAACTAGGTACAACAGCCATTCTATTCGTCGGTATCCCTTTTGTCGTCATTTCATTATTTGTGAATATGTACCATTCCAGCCAGAAGATCAACCACTTACTGAAGTTTACAAGTAAAATTGGACAAGAATTGACGGAAAGCTTGAAAGTAGATGAAATATTAGATATTTATATGGGCCGTATTACGAAAATGTTGAAAGTCGATTATGCGTACATATTGGATATTGAAGATGAGACTCAATTGAAAGTTAATCGGAAATACGAATCAAAGAGAGCCTTTAACGCTGACCATCCTTATCTATTAAAAGGGGAAGGAATAAGCGGTAAAGTGTGGGAGAGCGGTCATAGCCTCCGTTTTACAGCACGCCATCAATTGCGGAAATATTCAAGAGGTTTCTTGCCAGTTTCGGTACAATCCGTCCTTTCTGTTCCAATGATCCGGAACCATGAAGTAGTAGGCGTAATCACGTTCGCATCGAATCAAAAGAAAGCATACGACAAAGCACATGCGATGATACTGGAAATCTTATCAAACTATCTAGCAGTGGCAATCGATAAGGCAAAAAACTATGAGGCTACCAAAAATAAAAGCGAACGGTGCCACCTGACGAATCTCTACAATTACCGTTATTTTGAAGATATGCTTTCGGAAATGTATGTGAACTATGAAGAATCCCATAAACCCTTTTCTCTGATCCTATTGGATATCGATCATTTCAAGCGTGTAAATGATACGTATGGTCACCAATCGGGTAATATCGTATTGTGCCAGGTGGCAGATAGACTTGTGGATATCATCGGAAAAAATGGAACAGTAGCAAGATACGGCGGAGAAGAGTTTGTCATCGTCCTTCCGAATATGGATCATGCCGAAAGCTTGGATCTGGCTGAGGCAATCAGGGAAGAAATCTCAAGTTCACATTTCACCATTAAGAATGACCTCGGAGACCTGCAAAATAAACGAATCCATTTGACAGTTAGTATGGGGGTGTCTACCGCTCCATTGCTAGGTGAGGACCCGCTAACTTTAATCAGGAATGCTGACCGGGCAATGTATACAGGTGCAAAACAGCAAGGAAGAAATAAAGTTGCAAGCTATATCGGATAG
- a CDS encoding folylpolyglutamate synthase/dihydrofolate synthase family protein, with amino-acid sequence MKTYEETLHWIHELLAFGMKPGLLRMEWMLKELGHPEKDLTAVHLAGTNGKGSTLTYMRCILQEAGYTVGTFTSPYIERFNERISINGEPMADNDLVRVANEVRPIAEKLAATDLGTPTEFEVVTILSIVYFARHQKADIILFETGLGGRLDSTNVIQPILTGITNIGYDHTAILGNTLQEIAYEKSGIIKAGVPLVTGVEQAEAIKVVEEKGKEHNALITRLKRDYFITEHEVLEEGESFTLKSPSRTYENLRVKMSGFHQVKNAAMAIVMIEALGDRIDFEIQEQHIFDGLLQAQWPGRFEQVSENPLIILDGAHNKEGIESLKQTLISHFPNRKKRIIFSALSDKPVNEMLSELYDCIDHLMFTSFDFPRASSAESLFERCEYEPKELEEDFKAALKKEMDRMGEEDVLVITGSLYFISMAREIFKNMK; translated from the coding sequence ATGAAAACTTATGAAGAGACATTGCACTGGATTCATGAACTTCTCGCTTTTGGTATGAAACCTGGATTATTGAGGATGGAATGGATGTTGAAAGAACTTGGCCACCCCGAAAAAGACCTGACAGCCGTCCATCTAGCGGGGACAAATGGAAAAGGATCCACCCTAACGTATATGCGTTGCATTTTGCAAGAAGCAGGCTATACGGTCGGGACATTCACCTCACCTTATATTGAACGCTTCAATGAGCGGATCTCCATCAACGGGGAACCGATGGCAGATAACGATCTGGTAAGAGTTGCAAATGAAGTAAGACCCATAGCAGAAAAATTGGCTGCTACCGATTTAGGGACTCCGACTGAATTCGAGGTAGTTACAATCCTCTCGATTGTTTATTTCGCCAGGCACCAGAAAGCGGATATCATTCTATTTGAAACTGGCCTTGGAGGAAGGCTCGACTCTACGAATGTCATCCAGCCGATACTCACAGGCATTACAAATATCGGGTATGATCACACCGCGATTCTGGGTAATACATTACAAGAAATTGCTTATGAGAAAAGCGGAATCATCAAAGCGGGAGTTCCACTTGTCACTGGGGTGGAACAAGCAGAAGCCATCAAAGTAGTGGAAGAAAAGGGAAAAGAGCATAATGCATTGATCACTCGCTTGAAAAGAGATTATTTCATAACGGAACATGAAGTATTGGAAGAGGGAGAATCGTTTACGTTAAAGAGTCCTTCTCGAACTTATGAAAATCTTCGTGTCAAAATGAGCGGTTTCCATCAAGTGAAAAACGCAGCAATGGCGATTGTCATGATTGAAGCCTTGGGTGATCGAATTGATTTCGAAATCCAAGAGCAGCATATTTTTGACGGTTTACTTCAAGCACAATGGCCAGGTCGTTTTGAACAAGTCAGTGAAAACCCACTGATTATTCTCGACGGTGCTCACAATAAAGAAGGAATCGAAAGTCTCAAACAAACCTTGATCAGTCATTTTCCAAATCGGAAAAAAAGAATCATCTTCAGTGCCTTAAGTGATAAGCCGGTCAATGAGATGCTATCTGAACTTTACGACTGTATCGATCACCTCATGTTTACATCTTTCGACTTTCCAAGGGCAAGCTCCGCTGAATCTTTATTTGAAAGATGTGAATATGAACCAAAAGAACTAGAAGAGGATTTTAAAGCTGCTTTGAAAAAAGAGATGGATCGGATGGGTGAGGAAGATGTCCTCGTGATTACAGGATCCTTATACTTCATATCAATGGCTAGGGAAATTTTCAAAAATATGAAATAA